One genomic window of Haloferax mediterranei ATCC 33500 includes the following:
- the thyA gene encoding thymidylate synthase, translating to MRQYLDLVTDVLGTGQYKPNRTGVDTISGFSKHYEVDLQEGFPLLTTKDLSGFRWNSLIHELLWYLSGEEHIRTLREETGIWDAWADEEGHLDTAYGRFWRRYPVPEDDPDARLPGEAWPDDDHRWMNDEGTFDQLAYVLDTLEENPNSRRMVINAWHPANAAVSMLPPCHYTFVFNVQGDRLNLHLTQRSGDIALGVPFNLAAYAILAQVVAQQTGFELGKFAHTIVDAHVYCGTGERGAWYGDHLDELQTRLSDVTEPEEYLDVREWLLDAAPEEADGEEDYDHVPGLLLQASREPRERPTLDVADVPLSELTFDDIVLRDYDPADGIRFAVAE from the coding sequence CGGGCAGTACAAACCAAATCGGACGGGTGTAGACACCATCTCCGGGTTCTCGAAGCACTACGAAGTCGACCTACAGGAGGGCTTTCCGCTTCTCACCACGAAGGACCTCTCGGGCTTCCGCTGGAACTCGCTCATCCACGAACTCCTGTGGTACCTCTCCGGTGAGGAACATATTCGCACCCTCCGCGAGGAGACGGGCATCTGGGACGCGTGGGCCGACGAGGAAGGACACCTCGATACGGCCTACGGTCGCTTCTGGCGGCGCTACCCGGTTCCCGAGGACGACCCCGACGCCCGCCTGCCGGGCGAGGCGTGGCCCGACGACGACCACCGCTGGATGAACGACGAGGGAACCTTCGACCAACTCGCCTACGTCCTCGACACGCTCGAAGAAAATCCGAACTCCCGCCGGATGGTCATCAACGCGTGGCACCCGGCGAACGCGGCGGTTTCGATGCTTCCGCCGTGTCACTACACGTTCGTCTTCAACGTGCAGGGCGACCGCCTCAATCTCCATCTGACCCAGCGCTCCGGCGACATCGCACTCGGCGTTCCGTTCAACCTTGCGGCGTACGCGATTCTCGCGCAGGTCGTCGCCCAGCAAACCGGGTTCGAACTCGGGAAATTCGCCCACACCATCGTCGATGCGCACGTCTACTGCGGCACCGGCGAGCGCGGTGCGTGGTACGGCGACCACCTCGACGAACTCCAGACCCGCCTTTCCGATGTGACGGAACCTGAAGAGTACCTCGACGTGCGCGAGTGGCTTCTCGACGCGGCCCCCGAGGAAGCCGACGGCGAAGAGGACTACGACCACGTCCCCGGACTGCTGTTGCAGGCCTCGCGCGAACCGCGCGAGCGCCCGACACTCGATGTGGCCGACGTGCCCCTGTCGGAGCTCACGTTCGACGATATCGTCCTGCGAGACTACGACCCCGCCGACGGGATTCGCTTCGCGGTGGCCGAATGA
- a CDS encoding 5'-deoxyadenosine deaminase: protein MLLAGTVVADASTIIEDGAVVVDDDRIIAVGERATLTETYPDHERREFDVIAPGLVGGHVHSVQSLGRGIADDTSLLDWLFDHVLPMEAGLDADGMRVAAELGYLELIESGTTTVVDHLSVRHAEEAFEAAGEMGIRGRIGKVLMDTNAPDDLQEDTDAGLAESKRLIERYHDTFDGRIQYAVTPRFAVTCSEDCLRGVRELTDAYEGVRIHTHASENRDEVATVEAETGMRNIHWLDEVGLTGDDVVLAHCVHTDESEREVLAETGTHVTYCPSSNMKLASGIAPIPDYLDRGINVALGNDGPPCNNTLDPFTEMRQASLLQKVDSFDPTSTPAATVFEMATRNGAKAAGFDRVGCLREGWKADVVGLTTDLTRATPIHDVLSHLVFSAHGDDVVFTMIDGDVLYDDGEHVRADATDIRKRAQEVAERIDAAPTTN, encoded by the coding sequence ATGTTACTTGCGGGAACGGTGGTCGCAGACGCGTCTACCATCATCGAAGACGGTGCCGTCGTCGTTGACGACGACCGCATCATCGCAGTTGGAGAGCGAGCGACGCTCACTGAAACGTATCCGGACCACGAGCGACGCGAATTCGACGTTATCGCGCCGGGGCTGGTCGGCGGGCACGTCCACTCTGTGCAGTCGCTCGGAAGAGGTATCGCCGACGACACCTCACTTCTCGATTGGCTGTTCGACCACGTCCTCCCGATGGAGGCCGGACTCGACGCCGACGGGATGCGAGTCGCCGCAGAACTCGGCTATCTCGAGCTCATCGAATCGGGGACGACGACGGTCGTCGACCACCTCTCGGTTCGTCACGCCGAAGAGGCATTTGAGGCGGCCGGCGAGATGGGAATCCGCGGCCGAATCGGGAAGGTCCTCATGGACACGAACGCGCCCGACGACCTCCAGGAGGACACGGATGCGGGGCTAGCCGAGTCGAAGCGACTCATCGAGCGCTATCACGACACCTTCGACGGCCGTATCCAGTACGCGGTCACGCCGCGCTTTGCCGTCACCTGTTCCGAGGACTGCCTTCGCGGCGTGCGAGAACTCACAGATGCATACGAGGGCGTCCGTATCCACACCCACGCGAGCGAGAACCGCGACGAAGTCGCAACCGTCGAAGCCGAGACGGGGATGCGAAACATCCACTGGCTCGACGAGGTCGGACTCACTGGCGACGACGTGGTCCTCGCACACTGCGTCCACACCGACGAGTCCGAACGCGAGGTTCTCGCCGAGACCGGGACGCACGTCACGTACTGCCCGTCGTCGAACATGAAACTCGCCTCGGGAATCGCACCGATTCCGGACTATCTCGACCGCGGCATCAACGTCGCACTCGGCAACGACGGCCCGCCGTGTAACAACACGCTCGACCCCTTCACCGAGATGCGGCAGGCCAGCCTCCTCCAGAAAGTCGATTCGTTCGACCCGACGAGCACGCCCGCAGCGACCGTGTTCGAGATGGCGACCAGAAACGGCGCGAAAGCCGCCGGATTCGACCGCGTCGGCTGTCTCCGCGAAGGGTGGAAGGCCGATGTCGTCGGTCTCACGACCGACCTCACCCGTGCGACGCCGATACACGACGTCCTGTCGCACCTCGTCTTCTCCGCCCACGGCGACGACGTGGTGTTCACGATGATTGACGGCGATGTCCTCTACGACGATGGAGAACACGTCCGCGCGGATGCGACCGACATCCGGAAACGGGCACAGGAAGTCGCCGAGCGCATCGACGCAGCGCCGACTACCAACTGA
- a CDS encoding HVO_2922 family protein has translation MGAHFELYADSQGEWRWRLVHDNGNIIADSGEGYSSKQNAEQGIESVKENAPEAPVVEE, from the coding sequence ATGGGAGCACACTTCGAATTGTATGCTGATTCGCAAGGTGAGTGGCGGTGGCGGCTCGTCCACGACAACGGAAACATCATCGCTGACTCCGGCGAGGGGTATTCGTCGAAGCAGAATGCCGAACAGGGTATCGAGAGCGTCAAGGAGAACGCACCGGAGGCACCTGTCGTCGAGGAGTAA
- a CDS encoding metal-dependent hydrolase family protein gives MFTLTGARVVDADGVREANVVVAESTGRIESVGDEVEGETRDVTGLVVAPGLVDAHVHLMMDSRADVATYQQESVERACYRAASNLRKTLEAGVTTVRDLGAPGELATSAKAAVASGELEGPRVLAAGENIVMTGGHGHWFGREADGPDEVRKAAREQLKRGADVVKCMATGGVLTEGAVTGAPELTEAEIRALVDAASAKGVPTAAHAHGESGIKNAARAGITSIEHGMFMDKEAADLLVERGTYWVPTASAAHEIVEHGIEAGIPAAAVAKAEDAAERFEVAWDHALDAGVKIAMGTDAGTPFNEHGENALREMELLVEYGLSPEAALEAATVGGAELLGLNDVGKVAEGYIADLVVLEDDPSVNPSAWRTVQQVYREGKQVV, from the coding sequence ATGTTCACACTCACCGGTGCACGGGTCGTCGATGCCGATGGAGTTCGCGAGGCAAACGTGGTCGTAGCCGAGTCGACCGGGCGAATCGAGTCTGTCGGCGACGAAGTCGAAGGTGAGACACGGGACGTCACAGGGTTGGTCGTCGCCCCCGGACTTGTCGATGCCCACGTCCATCTAATGATGGACAGTCGAGCGGACGTAGCTACTTACCAGCAGGAGTCGGTCGAACGAGCCTGTTACCGGGCCGCCAGCAATCTCAGAAAGACGCTCGAAGCCGGTGTGACAACAGTTCGAGACCTCGGGGCACCGGGCGAGTTGGCGACGAGTGCAAAGGCAGCCGTCGCGAGCGGCGAACTAGAGGGTCCGCGCGTCCTCGCCGCTGGTGAGAACATCGTGATGACCGGAGGCCACGGTCACTGGTTTGGCCGCGAAGCCGACGGTCCAGACGAGGTTCGAAAGGCAGCCCGCGAGCAACTCAAGCGCGGTGCTGACGTGGTGAAGTGCATGGCGACAGGCGGCGTCCTCACCGAGGGAGCCGTCACCGGTGCGCCGGAACTCACCGAAGCGGAGATTCGCGCACTCGTTGACGCCGCGAGCGCGAAGGGAGTCCCGACGGCGGCCCACGCCCACGGCGAATCGGGAATTAAAAACGCTGCACGCGCCGGTATCACGAGTATCGAACACGGGATGTTCATGGACAAGGAGGCGGCCGACCTGCTGGTCGAACGCGGAACGTACTGGGTTCCGACGGCGTCCGCAGCCCACGAAATCGTCGAGCACGGTATCGAAGCCGGTATCCCGGCGGCGGCGGTCGCAAAGGCCGAAGATGCGGCCGAGCGCTTCGAAGTCGCGTGGGACCACGCCCTCGACGCGGGTGTGAAGATTGCGATGGGGACCGACGCGGGGACACCATTCAACGAGCACGGCGAAAACGCGCTCCGCGAGATGGAGTTGCTGGTCGAGTACGGACTCTCACCTGAGGCAGCCCTCGAAGCCGCGACCGTTGGCGGCGCGGAACTCCTCGGATTAAATGATGTCGGGAAGGTCGCCGAGGGCTACATCGCGGACCTCGTCGTCCTCGAAGACGACCCGAGCGTGAACCCGAGTGCGTGGCGGACCGTCCAGCAGGTGTATCGAGAAGGCAAGCAGGTCGTCTAA
- a CDS encoding helix-turn-helix transcriptional regulator has product MPANVKCRTVERPYMNTREDVAFLVGSESREAILRTLAVEPRRPTDLANICDCARETAQRTLAGFCDRGWVEKADGLYRLTPGGEMVYDRYQELRTTVERAERMREFLTNAGSASDDIPSSVLDQMNITTAVSNDPHAPLNRYLTVLGDEPVDQFRGVAPIVSRVFNESAEAVLGEHTQMELIVDQSVLERSRTAYPEAFERARDLDQFELRITDEDLEFGLLLVDGHGVVAAYDEHNNMVALVDGDEPEVISWVEELYESIHFASTPIDEVQSTGMME; this is encoded by the coding sequence ATGCCCGCAAACGTGAAATGTCGAACAGTCGAACGACCGTATATGAACACGCGGGAGGACGTGGCATTTCTCGTTGGATCCGAGAGCCGAGAAGCGATTTTACGAACACTAGCGGTAGAACCACGTCGTCCAACGGACCTCGCAAACATCTGTGACTGTGCTCGAGAGACAGCACAACGAACACTTGCAGGGTTTTGTGACCGGGGATGGGTCGAGAAAGCAGACGGCTTGTACCGACTTACCCCCGGTGGAGAGATGGTCTACGACCGATACCAGGAGCTTCGTACGACCGTCGAGCGGGCAGAGCGAATGCGTGAATTCCTGACGAACGCGGGTTCCGCATCCGACGACATCCCTTCGAGCGTCCTCGACCAGATGAACATCACGACCGCCGTGAGTAACGACCCGCACGCACCACTCAACCGATATCTCACTGTACTCGGGGACGAACCAGTCGACCAATTTCGTGGTGTGGCGCCCATCGTGAGTCGAGTATTCAATGAATCCGCAGAGGCAGTGTTGGGCGAGCACACGCAAATGGAGCTTATTGTCGATCAAAGCGTCCTCGAACGGTCAAGGACCGCGTATCCCGAGGCGTTCGAACGTGCACGGGACCTCGACCAGTTCGAACTTCGAATCACCGATGAAGACTTGGAGTTCGGTCTCCTCCTCGTCGACGGTCACGGCGTCGTCGCAGCGTACGACGAACACAACAATATGGTCGCGCTCGTCGACGGCGACGAACCCGAAGTCATCTCATGGGTCGAAGAGTTATACGAGTCAATCCACTTCGCGTCCACTCCCATCGACGAAGTACAATCGACAGGCATGATGGAGTAA
- a CDS encoding dihydrofolate reductase, with product MSEHTDDSVRFVLVAAVAENRVIGRDGDMPWHLPEDLKHFKATTMGHPVVMGRTTYESIARQIDGPLPGRRNIVLTSRDLDLPAGAETVDSVDEAVTAAEAAADDMGVETVYVVGGATVYEQFLDRASGLILTELDEAYEGDTYFPEWRDTGDETSWFEVDRDDRDGFSFVEYERRGDVAESEGAR from the coding sequence ATGAGCGAGCACACGGACGACTCGGTACGGTTCGTCCTCGTCGCCGCCGTCGCCGAAAACAGGGTTATCGGACGCGACGGCGACATGCCGTGGCACCTCCCCGAGGACCTGAAACACTTCAAGGCAACGACGATGGGCCACCCCGTCGTCATGGGTCGGACGACCTACGAGAGCATCGCCAGGCAAATCGACGGTCCGCTTCCGGGTCGACGGAACATCGTCCTAACGAGCCGCGACCTCGACCTCCCAGCGGGAGCGGAGACGGTCGACTCGGTTGACGAGGCAGTCACGGCCGCAGAAGCCGCAGCGGACGACATGGGCGTCGAGACGGTGTACGTCGTCGGTGGTGCAACCGTCTACGAGCAGTTCCTCGACCGAGCTTCGGGACTGATTCTCACCGAACTTGACGAGGCGTACGAGGGAGACACGTACTTCCCGGAGTGGCGCGACACCGGAGACGAAACGTCGTGGTTCGAAGTCGACCGCGACGACCGCGACGGCTTTTCGTTTGTCGAGTACGAGCGTCGCGGTGACGTGGCCGAATCGGAGGGAGCACGATGA
- a CDS encoding MOSC domain-containing protein codes for MTNRSTGERGTGAEAGGVVLDRIAVYPVKSLDPEFVDRAEIVENGGLRGDREYAIFDEDGNYVNGKRERAVHRIRSSVSLEDGTVHLRAPGLDDYRGPTDEAGEWLSEYFGYAVELRRDPAGGFPDDTTASGPTVISTATIETVASWFDGIDTDEMRRRLRPNLEFDAPDPFWEDHLFDRRETTVEFTVGDATFEGVNPCQRCAVPTRNPDTGEGTPGFRETFMTKRRETLPEWSGGDWFNHDFRLMVNTTVAESSWGETLSVRDAVRVGDVLTD; via the coding sequence ATGACAAACAGGAGCACAGGTGAACGCGGTACGGGGGCCGAAGCAGGCGGTGTAGTACTCGACCGAATCGCCGTCTACCCCGTAAAATCGCTTGACCCCGAATTCGTCGACCGGGCCGAAATCGTCGAAAACGGCGGGCTTCGCGGCGACCGAGAGTACGCCATCTTCGACGAGGATGGCAACTACGTCAACGGAAAACGCGAGCGAGCGGTTCACCGAATCCGTAGTTCGGTCTCCCTCGAAGATGGGACTGTCCACCTCCGCGCTCCCGGTCTCGATGACTATCGCGGACCAACCGACGAAGCGGGCGAGTGGCTCTCGGAGTACTTCGGCTACGCGGTCGAACTCCGGCGAGACCCTGCCGGTGGGTTCCCCGACGATACCACTGCAAGCGGGCCGACTGTTATCTCGACAGCAACCATCGAAACGGTCGCCTCGTGGTTCGATGGCATCGACACAGACGAGATGCGCCGTCGACTCCGACCGAACCTCGAATTCGACGCCCCCGACCCGTTCTGGGAGGACCACCTGTTCGACCGCCGGGAGACGACCGTCGAATTCACCGTCGGAGACGCCACCTTCGAAGGAGTCAACCCCTGCCAGCGCTGTGCCGTACCGACCCGCAATCCGGATACCGGCGAGGGGACGCCGGGGTTCCGCGAGACATTCATGACAAAGCGCCGCGAGACGCTGCCCGAGTGGTCCGGCGGCGACTGGTTCAATCACGACTTCAGACTGATGGTCAACACCACAGTTGCTGAATCATCGTGGGGAGAGACGCTTTCGGTTAGGGATGCGGTTCGCGTCGGAGACGTACTCACCGACTGA
- a CDS encoding TATA-box-binding protein: MSGPADSIEIQNVVASTGIGQELDLEALADDLPGADFNPDNFPGLVYRTQDPKAAALIFRSGKIVCTGAKSIDDVHDALEIIFDKLRELQIPVDDEPEITVQNIVSSADLGHNLNLNALAIGLGLEDVEYEPEQFPGLVYRMDEPKVVILLFGSGKIVITGGKRTDDAETAVEEIVERIDALGLLG; the protein is encoded by the coding sequence ATGAGTGGGCCGGCAGACTCCATCGAGATTCAAAACGTAGTCGCATCGACCGGGATCGGTCAAGAGCTCGACCTCGAAGCCCTCGCGGACGACCTCCCCGGTGCGGATTTCAACCCCGATAACTTCCCAGGTCTCGTCTATCGCACACAGGACCCGAAGGCTGCAGCGCTCATCTTCCGTTCCGGAAAGATCGTGTGCACGGGCGCAAAGAGCATCGACGACGTGCACGACGCACTCGAGATAATTTTCGACAAACTTCGTGAGCTACAGATCCCCGTCGACGACGAACCGGAGATCACGGTCCAGAATATCGTCTCCAGCGCCGACTTAGGACACAATCTGAACCTGAACGCACTCGCAATCGGACTCGGCCTCGAGGACGTTGAGTACGAGCCTGAACAGTTCCCCGGTCTCGTCTACCGGATGGACGAGCCAAAGGTCGTTATTCTCCTGTTCGGCTCCGGTAAAATCGTCATCACCGGTGGCAAGCGTACCGACGACGCAGAAACCGCTGTCGAGGAAATCGTCGAGCGTATCGACGCACTCGGGCTTCTCGGATAG
- the psmA2 gene encoding proteasome subunit alpha, giving the protein MNRNDKQAYDRGTSLFSPDGRIYQVEYAREAVKRGAPVLGVRTVDGVVLAARRATQSKLMEAESIEKLHKLEDALGAATAGHVADARKLVDFARTTAQRERLRYGEPIGVEALTKAITDNIQESTQSGGIRPYGASLLIGGVENGEGRLFAADPSGTPQEWKAVAIGGHRDDVQSALEAGYSDDLSLEDGLTLAVKALLEADTELESHELNIVTVSEAGYEIVDEDTAAEVFADVTDEDEEEEE; this is encoded by the coding sequence ATGAACCGAAACGACAAGCAGGCGTATGACCGCGGAACGTCTCTGTTCTCACCCGACGGCCGCATCTATCAGGTCGAATACGCCCGCGAAGCCGTCAAACGGGGCGCGCCGGTTCTCGGCGTCCGGACGGTTGACGGCGTCGTTCTCGCCGCTCGCCGCGCCACGCAGTCGAAGCTCATGGAAGCAGAAAGCATCGAGAAACTCCACAAACTGGAAGATGCTCTCGGTGCTGCCACCGCCGGTCACGTCGCCGACGCGCGCAAACTCGTCGACTTCGCCCGGACGACCGCACAGCGCGAGCGCCTCCGCTACGGCGAACCCATCGGTGTCGAGGCGCTTACGAAGGCCATCACCGATAACATCCAAGAGAGCACGCAGTCCGGCGGCATCCGTCCCTACGGTGCGTCTCTGCTTATCGGCGGCGTCGAAAACGGGGAGGGTCGCCTGTTCGCGGCGGACCCCTCGGGAACGCCACAGGAGTGGAAGGCGGTCGCCATTGGCGGCCACCGCGACGATGTCCAGTCCGCACTCGAAGCGGGTTACTCCGACGACCTGTCGCTGGAAGACGGGCTCACACTCGCCGTCAAGGCGCTTCTCGAAGCTGACACCGAACTCGAAAGCCACGAACTGAATATCGTGACGGTGTCCGAAGCGGGCTACGAAATCGTCGACGAGGACACCGCTGCCGAAGTGTTTGCAGACGTCACCGACGAAGACGAGGAAGAAGAGGAGTAA
- a CDS encoding redox-regulated ATPase YchF has translation MSYKIGLVGKPSVGKSSFFNAATMNDVPEGAYPFTTIDPSIGEAYVRVECAAPEFDESCTPSVGYCSHGMRYVPVKLVDVAGLIPGAHEGKGLGNQFLTDLNEADVLVHVVDFSGETDIEGEATEGHDPRDDIDFLENELDMWYLGILEKGIDRYRSGYHGEEKDIEVDLAEQMSAFKTNKDEIKQVILSLDIGLDPDEWDDEDKAELAREIRKRTKPIIIAANKMDKPVSQENFEEITTDEDYEHLTFVPTSAHAEKALKNADEGGVVDYRPGDDDFDIVGDVSDEQEAGLEQIREFVTEYGGTGVQQSLENALFDVMGAIAIFPGSANGKSDSQGVFRDCFILPEGSTTEDFAYHLHSDIGDGLLHGIDCHSKRQIGSDHELTHRDVVEIVSTN, from the coding sequence ATGAGTTACAAGATTGGTCTCGTCGGAAAACCATCCGTCGGGAAGTCAAGTTTCTTCAATGCGGCGACGATGAACGACGTGCCTGAAGGCGCGTACCCCTTTACCACCATTGACCCATCTATCGGGGAGGCATACGTCCGCGTCGAGTGTGCGGCCCCCGAATTCGACGAATCGTGTACACCATCGGTCGGCTACTGTTCCCACGGGATGCGTTACGTCCCGGTCAAACTCGTCGACGTTGCGGGGCTTATCCCCGGAGCGCACGAGGGGAAGGGCCTCGGAAACCAGTTCCTGACCGACCTCAACGAGGCGGACGTGCTCGTCCACGTCGTCGACTTCTCCGGCGAGACGGACATCGAGGGCGAAGCCACGGAAGGCCACGACCCCCGAGACGACATCGACTTCCTCGAAAACGAACTCGACATGTGGTATCTCGGCATCCTCGAGAAGGGTATCGACCGATACCGCTCTGGCTACCACGGCGAGGAAAAGGACATCGAAGTCGACCTCGCAGAGCAGATGTCTGCGTTCAAGACGAACAAAGACGAAATCAAGCAGGTCATCCTCTCTTTGGATATCGGACTCGACCCCGACGAGTGGGACGACGAGGACAAGGCTGAACTCGCCCGCGAGATTCGAAAGCGGACGAAGCCGATAATCATCGCGGCGAACAAGATGGACAAGCCGGTTTCGCAGGAGAACTTCGAGGAAATCACGACCGACGAGGACTACGAACACCTCACGTTCGTCCCGACCAGCGCGCACGCGGAGAAGGCACTGAAGAATGCGGACGAGGGCGGCGTCGTCGATTATCGCCCCGGCGACGACGACTTCGACATCGTCGGCGACGTGAGCGACGAACAGGAAGCAGGTCTCGAACAGATTCGCGAGTTCGTCACGGAATACGGCGGCACGGGCGTCCAGCAGTCCCTGGAGAACGCGCTCTTCGACGTAATGGGTGCCATTGCCATTTTCCCCGGCAGCGCAAACGGAAAGAGTGACTCACAGGGCGTCTTCCGCGATTGTTTTATCCTTCCCGAAGGGTCGACGACCGAGGACTTCGCGTACCACCTGCACTCGGACATTGGCGACGGTCTCCTCCACGGTATCGACTGCCACTCGAAGCGCCAAATCGGCTCGGACCACGAACTCACCCACCGCGACGTCGTCGAAATCGTCTCGACGAACTGA
- a CDS encoding DUF4177 domain-containing protein, whose protein sequence is MTGADTRWEYKIIRTADGGLFSGDTAPMEDALNSLGDEQWELVDTISDSRPAGAGTGQTALVFKRPKK, encoded by the coding sequence ATGACCGGGGCCGACACTCGCTGGGAATACAAAATCATTCGAACCGCCGATGGCGGTCTGTTCAGCGGCGACACCGCGCCGATGGAGGATGCATTGAACTCACTCGGTGACGAGCAGTGGGAACTCGTCGATACAATCAGTGATTCGCGCCCCGCCGGTGCGGGGACCGGACAGACCGCGCTCGTGTTCAAGCGACCGAAGAAATAG
- a CDS encoding GNAT family N-acetyltransferase gives MTVRLRTVTESDLPVIRTLYEPFVEETAITFAYDPPSVTDLESKLEKKTHHPWLVCEVDGDLAGYAYAGPVRKRDAYQWAVETSVYVDPEFQRRGVARGLYTALLDILEQQGYATAFAVVTTPNPASIAFHESFGFECVGRFDEVGYKHDEWHDVEWWRLTLGPRPDNPDEPLSVATAQTREWWDDALARGTAAVGDAAQN, from the coding sequence ATGACTGTTCGCCTCCGGACCGTCACGGAGTCCGACCTCCCCGTCATTCGGACGCTCTACGAGCCATTCGTCGAAGAGACGGCGATTACGTTCGCGTACGACCCGCCGAGCGTCACCGACCTCGAATCGAAACTCGAAAAGAAGACACACCACCCGTGGCTCGTCTGCGAAGTCGATGGCGACCTCGCCGGATACGCCTACGCCGGACCTGTCCGAAAGCGCGACGCCTACCAGTGGGCAGTCGAGACCTCAGTCTACGTCGACCCGGAATTCCAACGTCGAGGCGTTGCACGTGGACTCTACACGGCTCTTTTGGACATCCTCGAACAGCAGGGCTACGCGACCGCCTTCGCCGTCGTGACGACACCGAATCCGGCGAGTATCGCCTTCCACGAGTCGTTCGGCTTCGAGTGTGTCGGCCGGTTCGACGAAGTCGGCTACAAACACGACGAGTGGCACGACGTCGAATGGTGGCGACTCACTCTCGGTCCGCGTCCGGACAACCCTGACGAACCACTGTCGGTCGCGACTGCGCAGACTCGTGAGTGGTGGGATGATGCACTCGCACGCGGCACCGCAGCGGTCGGCGACGCCGCACAGAACTGA
- a CDS encoding autotransporter outer membrane beta-barrel domain-containing protein, whose product MRGSKHITAVMVVAMLTVAMVPGTVGAASTDALQVGVTQDAETGNATVTVTRNSSAVENATVLVESSGNYTGNGTYETDANGTVELPNPSEHVNATFTVTEGNNTTTESVDLIPLDESLDITVEADDANDTITATVTQYGEAVEGASVQVNGTSYDNGTYETDANGTVSVAEPTTTTNLTFVATDGNLTAESTISVEADDLGVSVAQDSNASVTITVTEDGEPVENASVTVSGNYTDAGEYETDANGTVDLSAPLQTVTVDVTAEHNDQTAETTVTLEGEVAEDDPFGQLVSSFVERLKDSGFDGPMGQAVSDFVTENNPGNADDKRPDHAGPKNKTDDTSAGDDAPGKSDNADKRGPPEHANSDKKDAETESTEEESDSDDSDEETAEEDDKRGPPEDAGPKNK is encoded by the coding sequence ATGCGCGGCAGCAAACACATCACCGCAGTCATGGTCGTTGCGATGCTGACCGTCGCGATGGTCCCCGGGACCGTCGGTGCAGCGAGCACCGATGCCCTTCAGGTTGGCGTCACGCAGGACGCCGAGACGGGCAACGCGACGGTGACTGTGACACGGAATAGTTCGGCCGTCGAGAACGCGACGGTCCTCGTGGAATCGAGCGGAAACTACACCGGTAACGGGACGTACGAGACGGATGCAAACGGTACCGTCGAACTTCCCAACCCGAGCGAGCACGTGAACGCGACGTTCACTGTTACTGAGGGGAACAACACGACGACCGAATCTGTTGACCTCATCCCGCTCGACGAGTCGCTCGACATCACCGTCGAGGCAGACGATGCCAACGACACGATAACCGCAACCGTCACGCAGTACGGTGAAGCAGTCGAAGGTGCGTCGGTTCAGGTCAACGGCACCAGCTACGACAACGGCACCTACGAGACGGACGCAAACGGCACCGTCAGTGTCGCCGAGCCGACGACCACGACGAATCTCACGTTCGTCGCCACCGACGGGAACCTCACGGCTGAGTCGACTATCTCCGTCGAGGCAGACGACCTCGGCGTTTCCGTCGCACAGGACAGTAACGCGTCGGTCACAATCACCGTGACCGAAGACGGCGAACCCGTCGAGAACGCGTCGGTCACCGTCAGCGGGAACTACACGGACGCGGGTGAGTACGAGACGGATGCAAACGGTACCGTCGACCTCTCCGCACCGCTGCAAACCGTTACGGTCGACGTAACCGCGGAACACAACGACCAGACCGCAGAGACGACCGTCACCCTGGAGGGTGAGGTCGCCGAAGACGACCCATTCGGACAACTCGTCAGCAGCTTTGTCGAGCGTCTCAAAGACAGTGGCTTCGATGGCCCGATGGGTCAGGCAGTCTCCGACTTCGTGACCGAGAACAACCCGGGTAACGCGGACGACAAGCGCCCGGACCACGCCGGCCCGAAGAACAAGACTGACGACACGTCTGCGGGTGACGATGCGCCGGGCAAGTCGGACAACGCCGACAAGCGCGGCCCGCCGGAGCATGCGAACAGCGACAAGAAAGATGCGGAAACCGAGTCGACCGAGGAAGAATCTGATTCCGATGACTCGGATGAAGAGACCGCAGAAGAAGACGACAAGCGCGGCCCGCCGGAAGACGCTGGTCCGAAGAACAAGTAA